A window of the Flavobacterium sangjuense genome harbors these coding sequences:
- a CDS encoding DUF6646 family protein, whose protein sequence is MKKIITIAAIVMVGFANAQAYKGKGDIKAQVGLNVQDHGTGINLSADFGIGENMSYGFVASYLLSVDEAGGVKPDFGDRADAKVRFNANLGNVFKLDKKMDIYPGLNLGTRNFGAHLGFRYFFTEGFGVYTEAGIPLAKYDSNIQGFEEYNNQFVFQIGASFNL, encoded by the coding sequence ATGAAGAAAATAATCACAATAGCGGCAATCGTTATGGTAGGTTTCGCAAATGCACAAGCATACAAAGGAAAAGGAGATATCAAAGCACAAGTTGGATTGAATGTACAGGATCACGGAACCGGAATTAATCTTTCTGCCGATTTTGGTATTGGGGAAAATATGTCCTACGGATTTGTTGCATCCTACTTACTTTCAGTTGATGAAGCAGGAGGTGTTAAGCCTGATTTTGGCGATAGAGCTGATGCAAAAGTGCGTTTCAATGCCAATTTAGGAAACGTATTCAAATTGGATAAAAAGATGGATATCTATCCCGGATTGAATTTAGGGACAAGGAATTTCGGAGCGCATTTGGGTTTCAGGTATTTCTTTACAGAAGGTTTTGGCGTTTATACCGAGGCCGGAATTCCATTGGCAAAATACGATTCAAACATTCAGGGATTTGAAGAATACAATAATCAATTCGTGTTTCAAATAGGAGCATCTTTTAACTTATAA
- a CDS encoding metallophosphoesterase, protein MHRKLVIGDIHGGLRALHQIMERANVTKDDTLIFLGDYVDGWSESPQVIDYLIDLDSKQECIFIRGNHDDLLLDWLDGNTKDIDESMWFHHGGEATVLAYANVSEATKQLHVDFLKSLKNYFLDDQNRLFIHAGFTNMNGIHYEYFPKLFYWDRTLWETALSLDQSLAKHSLNYPKRLTLYDEIYIGHTPVTRIGETVPIQKACVWNIDTGAAFKGPLTILDVETKEFWQSEPLNVLYFNEKGRN, encoded by the coding sequence ATGCATAGAAAATTAGTAATAGGTGATATCCATGGAGGATTGAGGGCATTGCATCAAATCATGGAACGGGCAAATGTCACTAAAGATGATACCTTGATTTTTCTTGGTGATTATGTTGATGGCTGGAGCGAATCGCCACAAGTGATAGATTATTTAATTGATTTGGACTCGAAGCAGGAATGCATTTTCATCCGCGGAAATCACGACGATTTATTGTTGGATTGGCTGGATGGCAACACTAAAGATATTGACGAAAGTATGTGGTTCCATCACGGCGGAGAAGCAACAGTTTTGGCTTATGCCAATGTTTCTGAAGCAACAAAGCAACTTCATGTTGACTTTCTGAAATCACTTAAAAATTATTTTTTGGATGATCAAAACCGTTTGTTTATTCATGCTGGTTTTACAAATATGAACGGCATTCATTATGAATATTTTCCAAAATTGTTTTATTGGGACAGAACGCTATGGGAAACCGCTTTGTCATTAGATCAATCGCTTGCTAAACACAGTCTTAATTATCCAAAACGACTAACATTATATGATGAAATTTACATAGGTCATACTCCGGTTACGCGAATAGGGGAAACTGTTCCAATTCAAAAAGCCTGCGTGTGGAATATTGACACCGGAGCAGCTTTCAAAGGACCATTAACTATTTTGGATGTTGAGACTAAAGAATTTTGGCAAAGCGAACCATTGAATGTGTTGTATTTTAATGAGAAAGGAAGAAATTAA
- a CDS encoding ATP-binding protein, producing the protein MINKRLLIKNLLAHNDECSFYDKKRQLNLHTKEGKGKFLKHICALSNSNPSNNSYIVVGVEDQDNEIVGDDFFDDSRIQNLVNAYLENPPKIQYENVPFPNLPKDKVVGLVTIKPKHKASFFKKNIHTILANTVFVRVGSNTMPTEEKIPYSKQNIETVISIENSSRNSIAYTLDGVIDFMNNRHKDMTSKYNVFKELFVICWAGVPKKIRDTTYLSRVDIELINEQVKLFYSALDVVSISYDEQSFTIIEHVALGLNDKTSYYPLEQLTIHFFDNGYYKMETKLLFEPPAYNKKMLHHIYNATIAVINKLEKGLSLSEREEKDLESLPSILMICYLNGFDDAKQKLIDCKLFLKAQKNPTVYLSFKEAMRILRKMKYDTNNA; encoded by the coding sequence ATGATTAATAAGCGTCTTTTGATTAAAAACCTTTTAGCTCACAATGATGAGTGCAGTTTTTATGATAAAAAACGCCAGTTGAACTTGCACACCAAAGAAGGAAAAGGCAAGTTTTTGAAACATATTTGTGCTTTATCAAATTCCAATCCTTCCAATAATTCTTATATTGTTGTTGGCGTAGAAGACCAAGACAATGAAATCGTAGGTGATGACTTTTTTGATGATAGCCGTATTCAGAATTTGGTGAATGCTTATTTGGAAAATCCGCCTAAAATTCAATACGAAAATGTGCCTTTTCCCAATTTGCCAAAAGACAAAGTTGTGGGTTTGGTGACGATTAAACCAAAACACAAGGCATCGTTTTTCAAGAAAAATATTCATACGATTTTGGCGAATACTGTTTTTGTCAGAGTAGGAAGCAACACGATGCCTACGGAAGAAAAAATCCCGTATTCGAAACAGAATATTGAAACGGTTATCAGCATCGAAAACAGTTCGCGAAACAGCATCGCTTATACGTTGGACGGCGTAATTGATTTTATGAATAATCGCCACAAAGACATGACGTCAAAGTATAATGTTTTTAAAGAATTGTTTGTGATTTGTTGGGCAGGAGTTCCAAAAAAAATCAGAGACACAACTTATCTTTCCCGTGTTGATATTGAATTGATAAACGAACAGGTGAAGCTTTTCTATTCAGCGCTTGATGTAGTTTCTATTAGTTATGATGAGCAAAGTTTTACCATTATTGAGCATGTGGCACTTGGGCTAAACGACAAAACCAGTTATTATCCGTTGGAACAATTGACCATTCATTTTTTTGATAATGGTTATTATAAAATGGAAACCAAACTGCTTTTTGAGCCACCGGCTTATAACAAAAAAATGCTGCATCATATTTATAATGCTACTATTGCAGTAATTAATAAATTAGAAAAAGGATTGTCGCTTAGCGAACGCGAAGAAAAAGATTTGGAAAGCTTACCTTCAATTTTGATGATTTGTTATCTCAATGGTTTTGATGACGCAAAACAAAAGCTGATCGACTGCAAACTTTTTTTAAAGGCTCAAAAGAATCCAACCGTATATTTGAGTTTTAAAGAAGCGATGCGAATATTAAGAAAAATGAAATACGATACCAACAATGCATAG
- a CDS encoding aldo/keto reductase, with product MKTKLSPIVAGTMNWGVWDKNLSTSEMEHLMHICVENQISSFDHADIYGNYTTEADFGKAFGQSKIDRNKIQFISKCGIQHVNGRNNAIKHYDYSKDYIIWSVENSLKNLQTDYLDVLLLHRPSPLMVADEVAEAVAKLKKEGKIIDFGVSNFTTWQTELLRQKTEINCNQIQFSATHHDAMLDGSLDYMQLHNIRPMSWNPLGTVFREDIEQTRRLKKLLAQLVDKYHFGSDTILLAWILKHPANVIPVAGTVNIARIQALMKAVEMDLDQLDWFAIWTESMGNKVP from the coding sequence ATGAAAACAAAATTATCGCCCATCGTTGCCGGAACTATGAATTGGGGAGTTTGGGATAAAAACTTATCGACTTCAGAAATGGAGCATCTGATGCATATTTGTGTCGAAAATCAAATTAGCAGTTTTGATCACGCTGATATTTATGGAAATTACACTACCGAAGCCGATTTTGGAAAAGCATTTGGACAAAGTAAAATCGACAGAAACAAAATTCAGTTTATTTCAAAGTGTGGCATCCAACATGTGAATGGCAGAAATAATGCTATTAAACATTACGATTACTCCAAAGATTATATCATTTGGTCTGTTGAGAATTCACTAAAAAATCTGCAAACGGATTATTTGGATGTGTTGTTGTTGCATCGTCCAAGTCCGTTAATGGTTGCTGATGAAGTTGCGGAAGCGGTTGCCAAATTGAAAAAAGAAGGCAAAATTATTGATTTTGGCGTTTCCAATTTTACGACCTGGCAAACCGAATTATTGCGTCAAAAAACAGAAATCAATTGCAATCAAATACAGTTTTCGGCAACGCATCATGATGCAATGTTAGATGGGAGTTTAGATTATATGCAGTTGCACAACATTCGTCCAATGTCATGGAATCCACTTGGAACTGTTTTTAGAGAAGATATCGAACAAACAAGAAGGTTGAAAAAACTATTAGCACAATTGGTTGATAAATATCATTTTGGTTCGGATACGATTTTGCTAGCATGGATTTTAAAGCATCCGGCGAATGTGATTCCGGTTGCAGGAACAGTAAACATTGCCCGAATTCAAGCCTTGATGAAAGCGGTTGAAATGGATTTAGATCAGCTTGATTGGTTTGCGATTTGGACAGAGAGCATGGGGAATAAAGTTCCTTAA
- a CDS encoding AAA family ATPase → MEENGTALDIRAINEKIERESAFIDLLTMEMNKVIVGQKHMVERLLIGLLGQGHILLEGVPGLAKTLAINTLSQAVHGSFSRIQFTPDLLPADVIGTMIYNIKANEFSIKKGPIFANFVLADEINRAPAKVQSALLEAMQEKQVTIGDTTFKLDKPFLVLATQNPIEQEGTYPLPEAQVDRFMLKTVIDYPKMDEERLVIRQNLKGSYEKVNPVVTVDQILKAQEAVREVYMDEKIEKYILDIVFATRNPEKYKLESLKPLIGFGASPRGSINLANAAKCYAFIKRRGYVIPEDVRAVVHDVLRHRIGVTYEAEAENITSVDIINKIVNEIEVP, encoded by the coding sequence ATGGAAGAAAATGGTACTGCTTTAGACATTAGAGCAATTAATGAAAAAATAGAAAGAGAAAGTGCTTTTATTGACTTGTTGACTATGGAAATGAACAAAGTCATCGTTGGTCAGAAACACATGGTAGAACGATTGTTAATTGGACTTTTAGGTCAGGGACATATTCTACTGGAAGGTGTTCCGGGTTTGGCAAAAACCTTAGCCATAAATACTTTATCACAAGCAGTTCACGGAAGTTTCAGCCGTATTCAGTTTACGCCCGATTTATTACCAGCTGACGTTATTGGAACGATGATTTATAACATCAAAGCCAATGAGTTTTCGATAAAAAAAGGACCAATTTTCGCCAACTTCGTTTTAGCTGATGAGATTAACCGTGCGCCGGCTAAAGTGCAATCGGCTTTGCTTGAAGCGATGCAGGAAAAACAAGTGACGATTGGCGATACAACTTTCAAATTAGACAAGCCGTTTTTAGTTTTAGCTACACAAAATCCAATTGAGCAGGAAGGAACCTATCCGTTACCGGAAGCGCAAGTCGATCGTTTTATGCTGAAAACCGTTATCGATTATCCGAAAATGGATGAAGAAAGATTGGTTATCCGTCAGAATTTAAAAGGTTCTTATGAAAAAGTAAATCCTGTGGTTACTGTTGACCAAATCCTAAAAGCTCAGGAAGCGGTTCGCGAAGTTTACATGGATGAAAAAATCGAAAAATATATTTTAGATATCGTTTTTGCTACTCGTAATCCAGAAAAATACAAACTCGAAAGCTTAAAACCACTTATCGGTTTTGGCGCTTCACCTCGTGGAAGCATCAACTTGGCAAATGCAGCCAAATGTTATGCTTTCATCAAACGCCGTGGTTATGTAATTCCCGAAGACGTTCGTGCCGTAGTTCACGATGTATTGCGTCACAGAATTGGCGTTACCTACGAAGCGGAAGCGGAAAACATTACTTCTGTTGACATCATCAACAAAATCGTAAACGAAATAGAAGTTCCTTAG
- a CDS encoding DUF58 domain-containing protein, with amino-acid sequence METKDLLKKVRKIEIKTRRLSDHIFSGEYHTSFKGRGMTFSEVRQYQFGDDIRAIDWNVTARYNEPYVKVFEEERELTMMLMVDISGSESFGTKNQLKSEIVTEIAATMAFSATQNNDKIGLILFTDQIELYIPPKKGKSHVLRIIRELIEFQPKSKKTDLSQALKFLSGTQKKKAIVFVISDFMVEDDYEKTLKIAGKKHDITGVRVYDIREAKMPNIGMVEMEDAETGEVLVVNTGSKKARLSYEKQYQDKVNYFKDIFSKCGSGTVNTRVDESYVTKLLGYFKSR; translated from the coding sequence ATGGAAACTAAAGACTTACTCAAAAAAGTTCGTAAAATCGAAATCAAAACCCGAAGACTGAGTGATCATATCTTCTCGGGCGAATACCACACGTCGTTTAAAGGTCGTGGGATGACGTTTTCGGAAGTGCGTCAGTACCAGTTTGGCGACGATATTCGTGCCATCGACTGGAATGTGACGGCACGTTACAACGAACCTTACGTAAAAGTTTTTGAAGAAGAACGCGAATTAACCATGATGTTGATGGTTGATATTTCGGGTTCGGAAAGTTTTGGCACCAAAAACCAACTAAAAAGTGAAATCGTAACCGAGATTGCGGCAACTATGGCTTTTTCAGCTACTCAAAATAATGATAAAATCGGTCTGATTTTATTCACTGATCAAATCGAATTATACATTCCGCCTAAAAAAGGAAAATCACACGTGTTGAGAATCATCCGTGAGTTAATCGAATTCCAACCAAAAAGCAAAAAAACTGATTTATCGCAAGCATTGAAATTCCTGTCGGGAACACAGAAAAAGAAAGCGATTGTCTTTGTGATTTCTGATTTTATGGTGGAAGATGATTACGAGAAAACCTTAAAGATTGCCGGAAAGAAACATGATATAACCGGAGTTCGTGTTTACGACATCCGCGAAGCCAAAATGCCAAACATCGGAATGGTAGAAATGGAAGATGCTGAAACCGGAGAAGTTTTGGTAGTAAATACAGGTTCAAAAAAAGCGCGTTTGAGTTATGAAAAACAATATCAGGACAAAGTAAATTACTTTAAAGATATCTTTTCAAAATGTGGTTCGGGAACTGTTAATACACGTGTTGACGAAAGTTATGTGACAAAATTATTGGGTTATTTTAAATCCAGATAA
- a CDS encoding protein BatD has protein sequence MKFKLYILFFLLSTSLFAQKVTTSVDVTKNKIGAEFKLTLKTDVDTLSKVKFPEAKNFGALEVIQSYKIDTIRNGARYELIKRYGLTQFDSGKYVISRVPVLINGKPVFSDSIKVEVNDVKVDTLKQKMYDIKNIAQVESPLGTWWIYLLILLAIAAAGYFIYQFIKKRQNQPKAEVIVFKSPIEKATTLLQQLEVKELWQKGEIKHYYSELTDIARNYIEEEIHIPAMESTTSELIDGLRRAAKQKKLKLSNETVENLEKVLMQADLVKFAKVKPLDYEIEEDKKRISSSIVIIHKSIPEVVEDDDELALWNEQQKELARLQKLKKQKRVRIISTIGIVLGMLLLFVLGLIYFKGFDYVKDNFLGHPTKDLVEGKWVYSEYGNPGVRVETPKVLKRIDATKTLPKDAMALIKEMQTFGYGSLLEDFYIAVSTVTYKQPMQMDLDKTAEGYLKIMEAQGAQNIIVKTEDFDTQKGISGKKAYGTMTVLDKIKGRSTKMYYEVLLFSQNSGLQTILVMHREDDKYGQQIAERMLNSVELQTAQE, from the coding sequence ATGAAATTCAAATTATATATACTATTCTTTCTGTTATCGACTTCACTTTTTGCACAAAAAGTGACGACTTCTGTTGACGTTACCAAAAACAAAATCGGAGCCGAATTCAAGCTGACTTTAAAAACCGATGTTGATACATTGTCAAAAGTAAAATTCCCGGAAGCCAAGAATTTTGGTGCTTTGGAAGTAATTCAGTCGTATAAAATTGACACGATTAGGAATGGTGCACGATATGAACTAATCAAAAGATATGGCTTAACGCAATTCGATTCAGGGAAATATGTTATCTCAAGAGTTCCGGTTTTGATTAACGGGAAACCTGTCTTTTCAGACAGCATCAAAGTAGAAGTCAACGATGTAAAAGTCGATACGCTAAAGCAAAAGATGTACGACATCAAAAACATCGCGCAAGTTGAAAGTCCTTTAGGGACTTGGTGGATTTATCTTTTAATCTTGTTAGCTATCGCAGCTGCAGGTTATTTCATTTATCAATTCATCAAGAAAAGACAAAATCAACCAAAAGCTGAAGTCATTGTTTTCAAATCGCCTATCGAAAAAGCAACAACTTTATTGCAACAATTGGAAGTTAAAGAGCTTTGGCAAAAAGGTGAAATCAAACATTATTATTCGGAACTGACAGATATTGCACGTAATTATATCGAAGAAGAAATTCATATTCCGGCCATGGAAAGCACGACTTCGGAACTGATTGATGGATTGCGAAGAGCTGCCAAACAGAAGAAATTAAAACTCTCAAACGAAACGGTAGAAAATCTGGAAAAGGTTTTAATGCAGGCCGATTTGGTAAAATTTGCCAAAGTAAAACCGCTTGATTATGAAATTGAAGAAGATAAAAAACGTATTTCAAGTTCTATCGTAATCATTCATAAATCGATTCCTGAAGTTGTAGAAGACGATGATGAACTGGCATTATGGAACGAACAACAGAAAGAATTGGCACGTTTGCAAAAATTGAAAAAACAAAAACGCGTCCGAATTATTTCGACCATCGGAATCGTATTGGGAATGCTGCTGCTTTTTGTTTTAGGCTTGATTTATTTCAAAGGATTTGATTATGTGAAAGACAATTTCCTCGGTCATCCGACCAAAGATTTAGTAGAAGGTAAATGGGTTTATAGTGAATACGGAAATCCCGGCGTAAGAGTCGAAACACCAAAAGTGTTGAAGCGAATTGATGCCACAAAAACACTTCCAAAAGATGCTATGGCGTTGATTAAGGAAATGCAGACTTTTGGTTACGGAAGCTTGTTGGAAGATTTTTATATCGCAGTTTCGACAGTAACATACAAACAGCCAATGCAAATGGATTTGGATAAAACAGCCGAAGGTTACCTTAAAATTATGGAAGCTCAGGGCGCACAAAACATCATCGTAAAAACAGAAGATTTTGATACGCAGAAAGGCATTTCGGGTAAGAAAGCTTATGGCACGATGACTGTTTTAGACAAGATTAAAGGCAGGTCAACCAAAATGTATTATGAAGTATTGCTTTTCAGTCAAAATAGCGGCTTGCAGACTATTTTGGTAATGCATCGTGAAGATGATAAATACGGGCAGCAAATTGCCGAAAGAATGTTGAACTCGGTTGAACTACAAACAGCACAAGAATGA
- a CDS encoding vWA domain-containing protein, producing MKEISFLNPEFFWLFLLLPVAVLWQIWKRKQQSATLKISSVKGFKAQKSLLAKLKPFLFVLRLLALSSLIIAMARPRKVDISSQTKSTKGIDIVMAIDVSGSMLAKDLKPNRMEALKKVAENFAEGRPNDRIGIVVYASEAYTKTPVTSDKAIVQQAIQSIKYDNILQDGTGIGMGLTTAVNRLKDSKAKSKVIILLTDGVNNAGFIEPETASQIAKEYGIKVYTIGIGTNGNAMFPYAYAPNGGFLFRMMPVEIDVNLLQTIARNTGGKYFRASSNSKLESIYKEINKLETTEIQELKFYDYDEKYRLFVWIAGILVLLEFGLRNTIYRSFI from the coding sequence ATGAAAGAGATAAGTTTTTTAAATCCTGAGTTTTTCTGGTTGTTTTTATTACTTCCAGTGGCTGTTTTGTGGCAAATTTGGAAAAGAAAGCAGCAATCGGCAACCTTGAAAATAAGTTCGGTTAAAGGTTTCAAAGCGCAAAAATCATTGTTAGCCAAATTAAAACCGTTCTTATTTGTATTGCGTTTACTAGCGTTGAGTTCATTGATTATTGCCATGGCGCGACCAAGAAAGGTAGATATCAGCAGCCAAACCAAATCGACAAAAGGAATTGACATTGTAATGGCAATTGACGTTTCGGGAAGTATGCTGGCCAAAGATTTAAAGCCAAACCGAATGGAAGCTTTGAAAAAAGTGGCTGAGAACTTCGCCGAAGGAAGACCAAATGACAGAATCGGAATTGTAGTTTATGCTTCAGAAGCGTATACAAAAACGCCAGTTACGAGCGACAAAGCGATTGTTCAGCAAGCTATTCAAAGTATAAAATACGATAATATTTTGCAGGATGGAACCGGAATCGGAATGGGATTAACAACGGCGGTCAATCGTTTAAAAGACAGCAAAGCGAAAAGCAAAGTGATTATACTGTTGACAGATGGAGTAAATAATGCCGGTTTTATTGAACCTGAAACAGCTTCTCAAATTGCAAAAGAATACGGAATTAAAGTTTATACCATCGGAATTGGAACCAATGGAAACGCAATGTTCCCATATGCTTACGCTCCAAATGGCGGCTTTTTATTCCGAATGATGCCTGTTGAAATTGACGTGAATTTATTGCAGACGATTGCCCGAAATACTGGTGGAAAATATTTCAGAGCAAGTAGTAATAGCAAATTGGAATCGATTTATAAGGAAATCAACAAACTGGAAACAACGGAAATTCAAGAGCTGAAATTCTATGATTATGATGAAAAATACAGGCTGTTTGTCTGGATTGCAGGGATTTTAGTTTTGCTAGAGTTTGGTTTACGAAATACAATTTATAGAAGTTTTATATAG
- a CDS encoding vWA domain-containing protein, which yields MYELEEKWYLYFLFVIPAMAMLFLYIQFWKRKKQREFGDLDLIKKLSPEKSAFKPALKLGVILLALTCLIIGLVNPKIGTKMETVKREGIDIIFAIDVSKSMLAEDVAPSRLEKSKQLVSQIINNLGSDRIGIIAYSGSAFPVLPITSDYSVGKMFLQTMNPGMISAQGTSIDQAINLALTYIDKKDKTNKLLIIITDGEDHSDAAVAAAEEAKKVGLKIMTIGVGTEKGGTIPLKRNGVVESFQRDQNGEVVITKRNAEVLRTIAKSASGGYVDGNSTREVLDYVKHALDNIQKTEFESTQMADFKSQFQWFLGFGFFLLLLDVFLLEKKTKWVKKMNLFNEKE from the coding sequence ATGTACGAGTTAGAAGAAAAATGGTATTTATACTTTTTGTTTGTCATTCCGGCGATGGCAATGCTTTTCCTGTACATTCAATTCTGGAAAAGAAAGAAACAACGCGAGTTTGGCGATTTGGATTTAATCAAAAAATTAAGCCCTGAAAAATCAGCTTTCAAGCCTGCTTTGAAATTGGGAGTGATTTTATTAGCATTAACCTGTTTGATAATTGGATTGGTTAATCCAAAAATCGGAACCAAAATGGAAACCGTAAAACGCGAAGGAATTGATATTATTTTTGCGATTGACGTTTCTAAAAGTATGTTGGCCGAAGACGTGGCACCAAGCCGTTTGGAAAAAAGCAAGCAATTGGTTTCACAGATCATCAATAATTTGGGCAGCGACCGAATCGGAATCATAGCCTATTCCGGAAGTGCTTTTCCGGTTTTACCAATTACTTCGGATTATAGTGTTGGAAAAATGTTTTTGCAAACCATGAATCCCGGAATGATTTCGGCGCAGGGAACATCAATTGATCAGGCGATTAATTTGGCGTTGACTTACATCGATAAAAAAGATAAAACCAACAAACTTTTAATCATCATAACCGACGGTGAAGATCATTCTGATGCAGCTGTTGCTGCTGCCGAAGAAGCTAAAAAAGTTGGCTTAAAAATAATGACTATTGGTGTTGGAACCGAAAAAGGCGGAACCATTCCGTTAAAAAGAAACGGTGTAGTGGAGAGTTTTCAACGCGACCAAAACGGCGAAGTGGTAATTACCAAAAGAAACGCAGAAGTTTTGAGAACCATTGCCAAAAGTGCCAGTGGCGGATATGTTGACGGTAATTCTACCAGAGAAGTTTTGGATTATGTGAAACACGCTTTGGACAATATCCAAAAAACAGAATTTGAAAGTACACAAATGGCCGATTTCAAATCGCAGTTTCAGTGGTTTTTAGGATTTGGTTTTTTCTTGTTGCTTTTGGATGTTTTCCTTTTGGAGAAAAAGACAAAATGGGTGAAAAAGATGAATTTATTTAATGAAAAAGAATAA
- a CDS encoding tetratricopeptide repeat protein, producing MKKILLYSLILIPFLAKAQEKEKDKDLPKGNDSFAEKKYDEAEAEYRISESKYPKKAIASYNLGNAIYRQNQTGEAKYHYAKAIKTAKTRTEKHQAFHNIGNTLMKDKDYGGAVEAYKNALRNNPADEETRYNYALAKKMLKENPPKKDDKKDKDKKDKNKDKNKDQNKDKDKKDDKKDGKDKDKDKKDGDKDKDKKDNKDQNQGKPKPQPGGISKQRLENLLDAVNNEEKKIQDKVNKQKVQANPKKAEKDW from the coding sequence ATGAAAAAGATACTTTTATACAGTTTGATTCTGATTCCCTTTTTGGCGAAAGCCCAAGAGAAGGAAAAAGATAAAGATTTGCCAAAAGGAAACGATTCTTTTGCCGAAAAAAAATATGATGAAGCCGAAGCTGAATACAGAATTTCGGAATCTAAATACCCGAAAAAAGCGATTGCATCCTACAATTTAGGAAACGCTATTTACAGACAAAATCAGACTGGCGAAGCCAAATATCATTACGCAAAAGCAATAAAAACAGCAAAAACCAGAACAGAAAAGCATCAGGCGTTTCACAATATTGGAAATACGCTGATGAAAGATAAGGATTATGGCGGAGCGGTGGAAGCTTATAAAAATGCATTGCGTAACAATCCGGCTGATGAAGAAACCCGTTATAATTATGCTTTGGCCAAAAAGATGCTAAAAGAAAATCCACCTAAGAAAGACGACAAAAAGGATAAGGATAAGAAAGACAAGAATAAAGATAAAAACAAAGACCAGAATAAAGACAAGGATAAAAAGGACGACAAGAAAGACGGAAAAGATAAAGATAAGGATAAAAAAGACGGCGATAAGGATAAAGATAAAAAGGACAATAAAGATCAAAATCAAGGGAAACCAAAACCTCAACCTGGGGGAATTTCGAAACAACGTTTAGAGAATTTATTGGATGCTGTAAACAATGAAGAGAAAAAAATTCAGGATAAAGTAAACAAACAAAAAGTACAAGCCAATCCTAAAAAAGCTGAAAAAGATTGGTAA